The sequence TGGTTCTAGCAGTGGTGGAGCCGCATTCGCCCGCAGAACAGCTACAAGAATACATCAAAGGTTAGGCTAGGCACTCTACATCACCGATATGGTTTCTCTAGTTGTAACTACCATTTTAAAAGCTTGTAAGCCAAATCATGCGTTCTGTTAACATTTGTTATCTATACTTACCTAAGCCCCCAGGTGCTGAGGTCATCGCTTTACGATTAGCAGCCTTACCAGGAAGAACGTAACTCTATTCTCAAGTATTCGCTGGATTATGGCGACTAAATGCTGGTGGGTTTCCAGCCTAGCTGTGGTTGGTAATGCGAAAAGCAGGCAGTATACATATTAATTATCGGACTAGGTTGAATGTAGTTGGCGCTTCTGTTATGAAGACCAGAGGAGGCTGTGTTGCTAGCATGCATCTACCTAGGCGAGACTAATGGAGCTCAGCTGTGTTAGCTTATTTTTCCAAATGGGCATTATGTATTGGTAGTTTTCAGGCATAGCCCTAAGGAGCAGTGAGTGAGCTACTGCGATTTGTTTTGCGGCACATTTGAGCCAGGTCCTTGCAGTAGAGGAGCGTCGAACGCATTTGCTCTCTTTATTGGGTTCAGAGACAAGTTCCAGCCCAGGAGCCACTATCCATAAAGTGCTAGAGAAATAATAAGAACAAAGACGAGCGATAGCCTTAATTCACAAATTATCTTGATAAGATGAAGTGCATATATGTGACGCAAATACTTGAAGAGGCCTATCTGCACTGCAGAATGATAATACTGCGATAATGCATGTGATCGAAACTTAGTGGTAGTCTggatcagaaaaaaaaaaatcttattgCGACCATAGATTCAACGAACACTTATTTACAATATGGATCTCTCCGGCACCCATATTGGGAAATGACAGGACAGGGAAATGGCTGTCCTAGCGCATAGCGCTGAGACTAATGATCGTTTGTTTGACGGTGTTACTTCGCCTTTTACACTTCATAATCCGCCCACTACTGACTTCTCGCTCCCTAGCTAAAGCATCTAATGAGTTTAGCATACTAGATATTCATCTGAAAAAATTATTCTCCCTTCATCAAGTGTAGCATCTCGTTTCAGTCCATTCCCTTGTAGGGTTGAGTATTCGAAATTGAAACAGACTTGTTGGCGTTTGGCTGGGTTGCTAACAATTCTATGCACACTATGGTTAATCTAGcatgctaaaaataaatcacGGCCTGTAGGTAGACATTAACGTACAAGTATGGGTTGGGCTGATTTAGTTACATGTCTACATGTAGCTTGGAGAGGCAGGGGTTAATATGAGATTTTAGCGCTGATTGTCAAGTAATCAGATACCTGTAACCCTATTCAGAACCGTGAATAGCAGCAACCAGGCTTCTATCAATGGGCAATGAGTTGCGATTAGTATACTTTCATGTGAAACTGCGACAAATCATAGCAATGATAATAATACCTAATGGTAATGCAGAGTTGAATGATAGTGCTGTGTCTCTACCAGTGACTGTGACGATTAATCTTCTTTGGCGTGTTGTTGTGGTCCCGCTAGATGGTAATTAAATGACTATTACTCACTCAGCCCTGCCTACTagcccaagctcaaggcacATTCTTGCCGTACCTAGTCGCTTCGTAAAATTTTAGTTCCTAATCAAGGTTCTGAGTTAGGCACAGCCAATTTAGTTTCCTAATGGAGACAGAAAGCTGAGAACAGGGGACAATCCTGCCGCCCAGGATGATCGCGATATATAACACTTGACAGCCACCATGTCTTAACTCCTCATACCATCGACCGTTTACAGTTTCCTCCATCATTCccaatttttctttcgttACTCTTTTGTTTACTTAGTCACTCAttaatttctcttcttataCTCTTCACAGCCTTTAATTACCACAATGACTAAAGAAGGCAATAACAACAAGGAGTGGGCTCACGGCCTTATGGATTGTTGTTCTCCTGGTGGCCTTTGTCTTATGACTACATTTTGTCCATGTATAACGCATGGGAAAACCGCCCATAGGTTGGAACATGGCAATTTAGACGATTACTCGTGCTGTAATGGATCTGTAAGTCCCTACCATGACTATGTGTTCTATCGACAtacagaaagagaaaaaaacatacagaaacagaaaacaaTGCCAGCAAAGTGGCTGACATCGGCATAGTGTATCCTATTCGCCATTCTTACACACTGCGGACTCCAGTGCATCCCCGCGACAATGCAACGAGGCGAGCTGCGCGAGAAGTACAATCTTGAGGGTGGCTGCTTTGGAGATTTCTGCAAATCTTGCTGGTGCACTTGCTGTGTCTTAATCCAGAATGAGAAGGAGTCAGAACAGCGCGAATCTCTCCTGAGAGGCTCGTCCGAGGGATACCAACCTAACGGCGGTATGGTGTATCCACAGGGAAATTAATTTGAATGAGCTACAAGTATACCAAGACAATACTTAAAAACTCATTGACGTTAACTGAGATTTTACGCGCCTCATGAGGAGTGTATATGCGATAAGAAGTGTTTAGATGTTCAAAGGGTGCGGGAAAAATCACGCAGGAAGGATTTAGGACAAGATCTATGAAGGAAAGCTGTTTCAGTCAGCATTATTGTttcagaatttttttttttttccctttattAACGTTTATTATATGGAATAGGATGTGGCATCCTGATTTTCTAGGAATAGTGTTTAGCGGAAAATACCATTACTTGTTGCTTTCATACTTGTTGCAATCTCTTATCTGTTGCGATCGCTCTCTTTAGCGACATTACATGTGCACCCTGGCCTGTGATTTCTGAAGGACTCAGAACaatgagatggagagatcGGCGTCCATTGTGGAGGAGATTGACTATGGAAATAAAAGTCCGTCGCTAAGCTACACCGAGTACTAATAATCTCAAACGATGTGtaaaattaaagctagtAGCGGATATCGCTACACCAGTTGTGCTGGCGTAAAGGAAAgacgctgcttctgcttATACCTGAGCCACGCTTatctccaccaccacccgGAGGACCACCAGGAGCACGACGACCATGGTCGCACGATGCCGTTCAGGTGGTGCAATTGCTGCTCGATCATGGAGCAGATATCAATGCAGAAAGCGGAATATATGGAACAGCACTTGCAGCTGCTTTAAGGCCATCGCGGCCGTGGTCATGATCTTTGCCAATTGGTCGGCACGACTTGCCATCTATTTTGGGAATATCTAGTTAGTATGTTGCTAGACCTCTATGTTTTACATTTTTGAGTGAAATCTTTGTATATGCTCTAGCATTGCTAGACTGTCCCAGCATTGTGAAGTTCGGCAACAAGCGAAGCTGTGTGGGACACTTTACATAGAGACATAGTATCGTCCATATAATTTACGGATCCTTGCACCTTTTCCATCTACCCAACACCAATGGTCTTTTGCGATATACTTGTTAACTAGTCATGCTTAACAGCACTGAAGTCTTCTGGCAGCATAATCAGGCAGAAGAATGGTGGGTCGGTCGATGGTCCGAAATACAACTGATACCGGTTGATAGGCTAAAAaatgcgagaagaagaatgatgaATATCTAGTGCATCTAGGTTTAATCCAATGGATAGATGATCTATATATGGGGCGCTTGCGCTACAAGTCACTTTGAAGAGGTCGAATAGAAGTAGTGGAGATCTGGCATTTTCCAGAATTAAATGCGACCTAAAATTGGGATAAAAGGCTTCCAAGATCTTGATTTACCTAAATGGGATGCGCCCTTAGCATAATGAAAGATGGCTATACAAGTGTAGGATAAATCTTGTTTAGCGTACGTTACTACATCAGATAAATCTCCGGTCCCAGCGCACATATGAGAGCGATATTTATGTAATAAAATTTTGTAAATGCAATTGATATCATGCTTAtttagaataaaaaaacatgaGAGAGAATTACTTGGCTTCGCAAGCTATCATGCTCCTGCCATTATCTTACAATCAACCTTGGTATATCCACATCCCGTCATCAATACTCAACAAACGTTCGTAACAGCATTATTTACAGATGgatttatgttttttttttttctttaaatatgtTTTTCGTGAGATGGTGTATCGGGAGCCAAGTCCTGCTTTAGACATGCTCTTCGTGAAATGGCACCTCGGGAGCCAAGTCCTTGTTGTTATGGTTGGCTGCATCGCTCAAAGGACCATCGCTCTCCTGATCCGCAAGAACATCAAGATCGACACCAGCTTTCCTCCTAATATTTGCCATATGTTCTGGAGGCGGTGGGACCCATTTGGTGCTCTTCCATGGTAGGACGTGCTCGAGATACATGGTGTCGATCTCCTCGAGGGtgcggccttggccttcgATAACGAAGAAGTAGATGATGAGAGCTCCCATAAAGTTACAGCCTGCAAAGACATAACCatatctaaaaaaaaaaatatatacggttagaaaaagaataattaataatgaATGCGAAGTGTGAACATACCTGAAATCAATTGCGCCGGTGATGAAGGGGGTGAAGAAACCAATACAGAAGTTCCAGATCCAGTTGCTGGCAGTGGACAGAGCCATACCCTTAGCACGATAGCGCGAAGGGAAAATTTCGGCCTGAATAGTCCAGATCATGGGACCCCAGGTGGTAGCAAAGCCAAGAATAAAGAGACAGGCGAAGACGATCAGAACGATACCCGGTGTGGGAGTGAGGGTGGGATCTTGCAGGTTAAGCATAAAATGGCCAACTGATGCAAAGATCATGAAGCAAATAAACATCCAGATAGAACCGGCAATGAGAGACTTGCGACGACCAAAGTGCTCAACCATGTACAGACCGATGAAGGTGACACCAAAGTTGATACTGTTGAGGATGATCTGGGTAACAAACGAGTTGATCTGCACCGACTTGAAGATGGTTGTACCGTAATAGAAGAAGTAGTTGGCGCCAGTGAGCTGCTGGAACATCTGAAGGGTCATACCAAGAGCGATACGGTAGGCCATACGGGGAGCCTTGAACATAGTAATGAACTCCTTGACGGGGCCATTCTTGATCTGGTCTTCAGCGCGCAGCTTGCGCTCGATTTCGGTGATCTGAGTGTGCACAGCCCAGTGGTTTTCCGTAGCGCCATACACCCGGCAGATCGTTTGTTTGGCTCGCTCCTCATTCCCGTGTCGGAAATCGAATCGAGGGGTTTCCGGGAAGGCCAAGATGCCAACACCAAGGCCAATGACCCAGATCCAACCCAGACCAATGACAATGCGCCAGCTACCAGAGTTGCCTGACTGATGCTTGACAGTGCCGTAGTTGAAGCAAGCGGCCAGCCAGATACccatggtgatgaagagctggTAAGCGCAAACCATGGCACCACGAATCCAGGCCGGCGCTGTCTCAGCCTGGTACATGGGCACAAGCAAACTGAGCGCGCCAACTCCCAAACCGGAAATAAATCGACCAATCATAAGCTGGTACCAGGCGGTAATAGACGCGATTTGAATGACGAAACCAGCGCCAACCACGAAAGAAGCAAGAGAAATACTTGGTTTTCTCCCTATTCTATCGGCGATGGGGGCAGCGACTAAAGCACCAAACAATGTGCCTATAGACAGCAAAGCCACGATCAATCCAGCTCTTACATTGCTGAAATACTTTGTGCCGTCTGAGTGGGTGAGACCGAAGCGGTCGAGGAAGTCGGGCATCTCCAGGAATCCAGAAATCTGACCAGTATCATAACCAAAACTATTTGGTAAACAGTTAGCTAAGTTCaaccatttttttttttttcaaggaATTGCTGACATCAAGCCACCGAATGAAATAAGGCATCCCATGGCCCATGATCGTCCAGTTACACGTGGTAAGGGAGAATAGTCCAGGCCAGATACTGAAGGGCGACCGAAGTCAGGGTTGTGCTTCTCCGACGAAGGGTCATGCTGATCAAAGTAGATGGTCATAAAACCACCCTTTCTGCGACCCATTGTGAAGGTATTGTTGGTGGTATCAATGCCCTTGAATGGCAAACGGTAGTGGTGTTGTGCTCTGCTAGATGATGTGGTGGTGTAGTTGTGGTGAGTAGTTATAAGTCTACTATGATGAAGAgctaggagaagaaagagctACTCTTAGATCCCTAGTAGCTATGAGGTAGTGGTGATGGTATATCTATTTACTCCAATATTTCTATTTCAAGCTGGATCATCGAGGGGGGGGAGCCATTGGGGTATATATGTTCTCCAACAAGGACGAGGGCCGCCACTGCAGACGGTTTCGTTGCTATGACCTAATCAACCACAAACACCCACGCCATATGGTCACGATCTCAAGGAATCGTGGGACCCCGGCCCAAGCCCGGCGGTTTGGTGGGTGGCCTTGCAAGAATCTCCAAAGCAGGCCCTAGCCCcagacaagagaaagagagagaaaaagtctGCCCACCCCACAGGTTCAGGGCTCGGGGAAACCCCCAGCTTTGCGCCTAAAACCATGGGGATACAGGCAGCGGACGCAGGTCAGGTGTGATTGACAAAAGCTGAGGCCCGAATTGGGTGACAAAACCGCCCACCATACCGAGATTCTCCATGGCACAAATCGGTCCTACTCTCCAGACTTTCTCCATTGCCTTCTCCATACACTGTGGGGAGCCGGAGAAGAACGACGGAAGACACAAAACGAGATTTGGGCACGAGTCCCGTGATTCCATTGGCCGGCGGACGCCCCGAGGGTGAAGATttgaagaggctgaggcgAATCACAGCGAGACCGTCACAACTGACCGAGGCTCCACTGGCATGAGGCGCTCCACTGGGTAAAGCTTCTTTCTCATGCCGGACTGGATTGCTGCTCGTTTGGGACTCGTCTCGGCATATTCGGGgtccagtttttttttttttttttccttcttttttttttctttgcgaAACATACGTATGAATCAGCAAACGCCGCATTGTAGATCCCCCTTATCAGAAAGCGTGATGCTTAATGGAACCCAACTGGAGGTGCGTTACGCGCATTGACACGGATGCGAATCATCTTCAtgggcatcatcaccatcaaaacacaaataatagtaataatagtaataataataataaactgaAGAGGCTAAGATAGTCGTCGTGCAACTCCCAGCGCCCTCTCCAATTCCtccaatttcttcttctctccttcctTGTCCCATGACGTAGGCACCGGCGCCGAGGTGGGTCCCCGCAAGATCCGGCGCGTTAGGACGAAccaagggggggaaaaatACAACCACCGCAGCACATACGAGTTATAGCGGCAGACCGGCGGCGATTTTTTTCGGCACTTCCCAGCTTATGACGTTGTTGGCATCGGGCTAGCTGCGGCAGTTTTCCGCCGGGCTTAATTGACACATTGACAGGGGAAGAAACAAGAGTGCAGTAGCTACCGAGCCGCACTGAAGCAGGGCGTGGGTGTTAAGGAAGCATCACCTAAAGGGGCAGAAACGTTTGATTGCTTAATTGCTGGGAATTGACTGACAAAGCCCAAAGCTCATGACCAAGAGAAGCTCGGCGAACGACCCagagtaagaagaagaaaaaaattgatgcaagagaagaaaaaaattcgaGTCAGCAGGTATCCTCCTTTTCGGTCCTTTACCGTGCACAACACTGAATACGCGGCTTCTCGGAGTCCGCTGCGGCCCCCATGACCCCTTGATGGAGGAATTCTCACTGAAAATCTCATTGATCCACGGGTTTTCCGCGTAGAGCTGATTCAGCGGGCATGTTATTCTGcataatcttcttcttctctcctgtGCAGTCTGTAATCATCGTCCAATGCCTGCGTGACAGTCACTGACTAACACCACATCGAGCCTCTGACCACCACCACTCGCTCACCGGCCTCTTCGGAACAGAGTTCAGCGGTCTCtgttcttattcttctttctccagGTTCTCTCCCATCCATTACACGACCCAGCACGAATAAGATGGCAGGGGGTTGACATGGCAAGATCCCGCAATACCCAATCTCCAGTTATTTGGAAACCATCGCCAACCCCGAAGAAGGGCCAGAGTTTCAACCCGTCTTTGTCGCCTCCACATTCGTTGTTTCCCCATCCAATGTGATTCCCCCAGCTACACAAAGTTATTTCTTCGTTCTGTCTTCTTATTCGCTGTCGGATTTTCCTACAGCCGCCACGCACGTGCTGTGTTGCCATTGAGGCTGTCaccctttgtttttttacctCAGATCGACAGACAAGGCGAGGTGGCACGCTCGCCTCTCGTGGCAGCCACTGTTGCAAGAGGCTTTGCGCCCCAACCCAAAGCTCAGCCGTCTCCGAATTCTCCAAATTCTTGTTCGTTACTTCTTAAAAAGCCACAGCGACTTAATTAGGACGATCGTGCCACGAAGGTGCCGATTCGCAGCCACGCAGTGTCTCACCTAGGAAACAATCCAAGCCTGTTCGAGGAAGATCTTGACTTTATACTTTGTCCTATATTTAACGCTAAATGAAACATAAACGCTATACTTTCCCAGCCGACAAGAATCTTGATTGAACGTCAGGTTGGCCAAGATAGCCTCAGCCCTCCCTTTTTGTCCTGTTTTGCTCTGCATTTTTTCCATCCACAGTAACTCGTCAACCCAAGTTATTGCCAGCCTCCATACGCCACGCGCCATCTTTCGTCTATTAACCATTCTATACACCATACTGCTGTCTCCCTCTCGTCTCCAAAGTGTAGTTAGAAATACCCAATACCTTTCAAAAACAAAGCTTTGCAGGTTGTCACAACAGCTTCACCGCTCAcaataaaaacaaacaaggtgaaaatgaagaaggagGTTATACGCGTTCCTCATAGCTCCTCTTCGGGAATGTGGCCCTCCACAGTACTCAGAGCTGCTAGGTTCACCTCTCCCACACGCTCGAGGCTAGCTGGGTCACCAGCTCCGGCTAGCAATCCCACACACTCAATAACGTCTTCGGGTTCCAGGAGATGCCATTTGGCCAGTGTCACCTTGGTGCTTGCCCCCACAGTTACAGTAAAGACGTGCTGATCGTCCAGAACTGTGCCTGATGCCCCGTTAAGGCTTCGGAACATGTCCTCGTCCGTAAAATCATCTCCGGAGCAGAGAGCAAACTCGATCTTTCCAGGATGTGGGTCCTTGTCTGTCGGTGCAGCTCCCGGGTTGTGATAAGTAGCCACCAGCCGTTTGGCGATTTCACCCTTGTTGATAAAGGTCGGGCGCACCTCAATGTTAGCCTTGCCAGGCATCACCTCGACCTCCCACCTCTGGCCCACCCCGCTTTCCAGCACCTTGTGGCACTCGCGTGACATGTGTAACCCTTGCTCAGGCTCGGCAAGCCGGTAATGCCAAGTCAAGGCGCAGCGCTTTCTTTCTATGAAGGAACCTAAGAGATTCAAAAGTTAGCTTCTGCTGATGCTAAAAGGTGAGCTGTACCGTGGTGGCTCGGGAGGGCACTCACCTGGAACCCTGTCTGTATACTTCTGGAAAACTTCCATGACTTCTGATTGCCAGCCCATGTCGAATTTCTCTGCCAAGTTGATCCACTCCTCGCTGCCAGGATCCCTCATAAAGCTACCGTGCTCAGCAGAGAATCCAATTTGAGAGATGTGtccaagatgctgctgaaGGAACTCTTGGTCTCGGCCCGAGATGATCCAGACAGCATTCCTAGAATCCGCCGCGAGTGACTTCAAGTAGCGAATGATGCGTTCTGAAGGGACCGCTGCACTTGGCTCACGTACGATCGGAGTGAGTGTTCCGTCGTAATCAAACATAAACAGTCGCTTCTTTGCCGAGCGATAACGAGATAGCAGGAGGGCTCGATCGAGCAAGGGCGTTGAGTTAGCCGAGTTGCTTTCACCCAGAACAGTGTGTACCTTGCGAACAAACTTGCTAATCCACGACTGGACGTTCTGTGTCGTAACATGATCATAGAGGCTAGCCTGCATCTTAGTGCGTTCCTCGCTAGGCATGGTCAGAGCCGTGTTGATCTTTTCCGCCACCCCTGTGATATCCCAGGGGTTGATGTGAATTGCATCACGGAGACTACCAGCCGTGCCACTAAACTCTGACAGAATAAGAGGGCCGTTGTTATCCTTTTGGCAAATGATGTACTCGAGGCTCGTCGTATTCATCCCATCTCGCACCGATGTAATGAGGCCAATGTCTGCCGCTCGCAGCAAAGCAAAGTATTCCGCTTGGTTGAGGTACTGGGGGTAGTGTTGTACAGGCGAAAATCCGAGGCTGCCATATTCGCCGTTGATCTTGATGATGAGCTCATTGACTCGGCTGGCAACCTTGTTCTCCGGATCGTCCTTTTCGGCCGCCACGCTAGTGGGCGACGTCACCTGGATCAAAACTACCTTTTCTCTCCAGTGGGGGTACATTTCCAAGAACCGCTCAAACGCTTGAAGCTTTTGGGCCACGCCCCTAACGCTGTCTAGCCGATCTCGTCCAACAATAATCTTCTTGCCTTCATACATCTTCAGGAGCGCCGCATGCTTCGCGTTCACCTCGTCTGCCCAGGCAGCGGTCGCTACCTTGGCGGCATCGATGCCAATGGGGAACACGCCGACTTGTACTCTAGTGCCGTACGCATCGATGCCAAGAGTATCGGATGGGAAACCAAGGATGCGCGTACAGCAGCTGAGGAAATGCCGGGAGTAGCTGTACGACTGAAAGCCCACGAGATTAGAGCCGAGGATGCCCTCGAGCACCTCTTTCCGGCGAGGCAAGCACCGGAGGAATTCGCTGCTGGGAAATGGAGAATGCAGGAAGAAAGATATGTACATATTCGGGACACGTTGGCGCAGCATgctgggcagcagcagaagataGTAATCGTGAACGATGACTACATCGCCAGGCTTGTAAATCTCAATGATTTTGTTGGCAAACTTCTGGTTCATGCGGTAGTAATCCGCCCACTGAGCGCGCTCCTTGCGGCCATCCGTAGGCTCGTGCTGTTTATAGTGAAACAGTGTGTAGAGGTCATGCTCAGCGTAGCGCCGCCATCGGGCCTGGTCTTTGAGCATGATGCCATCGTCGGTGGCCTCGCTCTCATCAGCAAGCCAAACGGGCACTGTGCGGATAGTCTTGCTGTGAGACAATTGTTGTTCCAGCCGAGCCTGGTCTGCTTTCGGTATCCAGAGCCCGTCAACTGGAGGGGGAGTAGGCAGTCGTGTTGTAGCATCGATCGGTACGGGGGCGGACAACGCATTCACAGATGTGGCGGCATTGACGGCAGCCGAGGGTGTGTCCGGAGGAGAGAGCGGGTCGTCGTCGGGATTTCCAATCTCGCCTGTCCAGGCGACCACGGTGTGATTCCACGGCGTCGCATCGGAGGAGAGATAGGCAAAGGAGTCGATGAGGGCGGACTGGCCGCGGCGGGGTTTGAGGTCCTGCGTAGCGAAGCTGGTCAGTATCACGCACTTGAAGCAGAGGCAAAAGCGGTGCCAAAGGACTAGATTAGGCCAGGACACGGGAACGATGGGCGCGTGCTCCTCTGCGCCGACAATCGCATGTTCAGCGCAGCAGAGCATCAGGCCACGCCTCAGAGCATCCCTCTTCGCATTCGTCCtcgtcgcagcagcagattcttCCGCCGAAATAGACTCACCCAGGCGCCGCCCTTGTGGTATGTCACGGCATGCGGGATGTTGAATGTCGCGGAGATGATGTTTCCGGTCAGGGAGAGCTCGGGATTGGCGGCGCGAATCTCAGACAGAGACTCACGGCGCGCCATTATGCCGTTGCGCGCGCAGCAGACTGGTCGAGGACGGGTTGATGTTTCGCAGCCGGTCGGTGCCTCGATGTCTTGAGGAGGtctggaggagggggaggggtaCAAGTCAGCAGCTGGCAAACTGGCGGCAGCGGGTGTTAGGCAGCAGGTATCTTTACTTTAGCACTAGACGCCGTTGATACTTTGGTGCTGATTCCAAGGAAGCTCAGACTTTTTGGTAGCGGGGTGCTCAGCGTCAAGCGCCTCGGTGCTTGTTTTGTCGGAAGTCGATAGATGGCCTCAAAGGGGTGTCTCTTTGGCGGAAAACTCGCCGTGACGAGTATCTATTCAGATCCACGGCTAATGGCTGCGCAGGTCGCAAACTgggaaagcaagaagaaagcaagaagaaagcaaggcgaagagcaagagggaaaaagaatGACTCTTGCTTGgctggagaaggggaaaaggtGTGGcttaatactaatactaatactaatactaatactacg comes from Trichoderma asperellum chromosome 3, complete sequence and encodes:
- a CDS encoding uncharacterized protein (EggNog:ENOG41), which gives rise to MTKEGNNNKEWAHGLMDCCSPGGLCLMTTFCPCITHGKTAHRLEHGNLDDYSCCNGSCILFAILTHCGLQCIPATMQRGELREKYNLEGGCFGDFCKSCWCTCCVLIQNEKESEQRESLLRGSSEGYQPNGGMVYPQGN
- a CDS encoding uncharacterized protein (TransMembrane:12 (i47-63o97-118i130-151o157-175i187-207o219-240i311-333o345-366i378-397o409-434i455-473o479-497i)); the encoded protein is MGRRKGGFMTIYFDQHDPSSEKHNPDFGRPSVSGLDYSPLPRVTGRSWAMGCLISFGGLIFGYDTGQISGFLEMPDFLDRFGLTHSDGTKYFSNVRAGLIVALLSIGTLFGALVAAPIADRIGRKPSISLASFVVGAGFVIQIASITAWYQLMIGRFISGLGVGALSLLVPMYQAETAPAWIRGAMVCAYQLFITMGIWLAACFNYGTVKHQSGNSGSWRIVIGLGWIWVIGLGVGILAFPETPRFDFRHGNEERAKQTICRVYGATENHWAVHTQITEIERKLRAEDQIKNGPVKEFITMFKAPRMAYRIALGMTLQMFQQLTGANYFFYYGTTIFKSVQINSFVTQIILNSINFGVTFIGLYMVEHFGRRKSLIAGSIWMFICFMIFASVGHFMLNLQDPTLTPTPGIVLIVFACLFILGFATTWGPMIWTIQAEIFPSRYRAKGMALSTASNWIWNFCIGFFTPFITGAIDFRYGYVFAGCNFMGALIIYFFVIEGQGRTLEEIDTMYLEHVLPWKSTKWVPPPPEHMANIRRKAGVDLDVLADQESDGPLSDAANHNNKDLAPEVPFHEEHV
- a CDS encoding uncharacterized protein (CAZy:GT20~BUSCO:EOG092D0MFC), with product MARRESLSEIRAANPELSLTGNIISATFNIPHAVTYHKGGAWDLKPRRGQSALIDSFAYLSSDATPWNHTVVAWTGEIGNPDDDPLSPPDTPSAAVNAATSVNALSAPVPIDATTRLPTPPPVDGLWIPKADQARLEQQLSHSKTIRTVPVWLADESEATDDGIMLKDQARWRRYAEHDLYTLFHYKQHEPTDGRKERAQWADYYRMNQKFANKIIEIYKPGDVVIVHDYYLLLLPSMLRQRVPNMYISFFLHSPFPSSEFLRCLPRRKEVLEGILGSNLVGFQSYSYSRHFLSCCTRILGFPSDTLGIDAYGTRVQVGVFPIGIDAAKVATAAWADEVNAKHAALLKMYEGKKIIVGRDRLDSVRGVAQKLQAFERFLEMYPHWREKVVLIQVTSPTSVAAEKDDPENKVASRVNELIIKINGEYGSLGFSPVQHYPQYLNQAEYFALLRAADIGLITSVRDGMNTTSLEYIICQKDNNGPLILSEFSGTAGSLRDAIHINPWDITGVAEKINTALTMPSEERTKMQASLYDHVTTQNVQSWISKFVRKVHTVLGESNSANSTPLLDRALLLSRYRSAKKRLFMFDYDGTLTPIVREPSAAVPSERIIRYLKSLAADSRNAVWIISGRDQEFLQQHLGHISQIGFSAEHGSFMRDPGSEEWINLAEKFDMGWQSEVMEVFQKYTDRVPGSFIERKRCALTWHYRLAEPEQGLHMSRECHKVLESGVGQRWEVEVMPGKANIEVRPTFINKGEIAKRLVATYHNPGAAPTDKDPHPGKIEFALCSGDDFTDEDMFRSLNGASGTVLDDQHVFTVTVGASTKVTLAKWHLLEPEDVIECVGLLAGAGDPASLERVGEVNLAALSTVEGHIPEEEL